CTCATCGGCTACGTCTATCATACAAGGAAATGTTCATAATTTATAACAGCAGCACCACAAAACTGGAACTGAATCACTAGGCAGACACGGAAAACCGAAGCAATCATCCGCCAATTTTATTTGTGTAATTCTACTTAGTGACATGAAAGAAATTTCAACAATATCTTCAGTCTTAGCCACAGGGTGTGAGCTTCTTATTGCCTGCCCCACGAGGGTTGTCGTCTTTCCAGTCGTCCCACACCCTTGCCTTCTCTTGTGCCGCATCATCATCTTCCTCATCGTCCTCGCCTGGTTTTGACTGACGATTATCCTTGTACCATGATGAGTTCGCTTCTTCCATGAGCTTTGCATTATTCTCTTGCCATTTGTTCATAATATTCATCTCCTTCAGCCCAGCTTCTTCGATACTCATAGTTGGCATTCTGTAAATGCGAaccatatttatttattttcttttcctcAAGTGCGTGTTCAAAGCGAAGAGTCGGGTGATTTTTGAGTTATTAAGACTAGCAGCAGCATACCTGTGATGAGGTTGGAAAACCTGGGCTGCCATTCTCTCTCTCTCGCTTGTTGGGTTTTTGGAAACAAGGCTAGCGGGTCCGAATATCATACGTTGGTGCTTGTGCTCGTGAAACCGTGACACCTTTGCTCGACCTTCTAAAACATCTTGAGCAAAAGTAGCACATGTAATAGGAGTTGCAGGTTTAGTATATCGAGCCCTTGCCGCAGCATCACGATGCCAGGATTCAGCTTTGTGGGTGCGCTCATTAAGAGTAGATTGTGAATAGTTGCCGTCCCCTTCCTATAAAAGGCGTAGTATCACTTGCACACAGAACATAATTGTGAAAGTTGAATATGGTATATGAAATAAACACAGAGTTGAGGATTCAGGTCACGCGAGGAAAACAATAAAATGTAGTATCGAAGCAACCATGAACTTGACAACAGGAGGATTCAGGTCACGCGAGGAAAACAATAAAATGTAGTATCGAAGCAACCATGAACTTGACAACAGAAGGCCGGGGAAGCACCTATACAGTAGTCACATTGTAAGAGAACTGAAGGGAACAGAAGGAAATGTTGCCAGACCCGTGGCATATAATTTCATGAAAGAATGCATTCCCAAGACGATGCATGAACATGATAGAGAGAAAATATATTACCGACTACATACCTTGGATTGGTTCTCCTTTACAGCTAAGAGCATTTCTTCCTCTTTCTTAAGCATCTCCGACAAATCAAACGACTGTTATAGGCATGTGGGTAAGTACCAAGGAAACAAGAGAAAGAAGTTAAAAATACAAAGGACAGTCTCCAAAGATCAGAAACATCCAGACCAACCTTACATAGTGCCAAGGAGATGGTGGTTATCCATGCCTGCAGGCATCTAACCAAACAATCATCATTATGATCCATGCAATGGTATGGAGGGAAGGGGAGGAACAAATAAAAACAATGGTTCTTAATTGAGCAGTGTCATCGAGGGATGCCTTTTAGAATTAGCGCATTGATTTCAACAATTTTGACAACAATCAGGGAAAAATGTGTTATAACAAAcaatttaacatgtttatgcttcaaAATAGAATAGAAAGCACATATCAGATGGTGACATAGGCAATTGCGAGGGTGAATTTTCCTCATAATACTGACACAGAGGAAAAATAAATGACCAGCAAAAAATAAGCCTTAAAGCCAACAAGAAAGTGCCGGTGTTAAATAGAGATGAATTCTCAGTCCAGATATGTCTGTTCAAGTTATTACGACCATAAAATGGTGAATTATTCCTCTTTATCATGATTCAGAGCAGCTACATAGATTGGCCACATGTATTCTAATTACAAGCAGCAGTGAAATGTGCATCATAAAATTGTATATTATGTGCTTTTGGCATTAAGAAGAGCCAGGAGACACAGTGTAACTCACGCTAGAAACCTATTCTATAAAGAACATCACATTGATTAAATGAATTCTCAATAAACAACTTACTTCCCTTTCCTCTTCTCCGTCATCATCCTCTAAATCTTGTTCCTCCCTCTCTATGGGAGTAGATAGTGCAGATGCTCTAGTTGAGCGCCCACGACGTTCCTTCCGTTCCTTTATTTCAAGCAATTTTGACTCGGCCGCTTTTGTGCATTTGAACCGAGCAATCTGAAGTAAATCCCAAGTATTAGATGCAGAGGAGTACTATCACTTATTCAACAAATGGAACTATGAAGTTCAATGAAACATGTCCGAGGAAGAATGCCAACCTTCTTAGCTCTTTGATCAGCAGATGAATTGCTCCTTGATTGCATAGATGATTCCAGTTCATCTTCTGGTACTAGCTCCATAGCTTCACAAAATGAAATAAACTCCTAGAATATGGCCAAATGAAAATTCGACATTCAAAAAATTATCAATAGCTTCCTTGAGCACATTGCCTTATCGTGTGACCAAAATCTAAATCTAGTACCTTTAGCTTGGCTGGTGAAGCTTTAAGAATCTGAATCCGGTTCTCCTGTGAATTTTTTTCTGTTAGCTCACCGAGATAATATGGAACCTGCATCAAAGACCATGAGTTAAATACTTTTAAACGATAACTTTCAGACACGAACAATACATCAGATTATCACAGAAACGAAAATCAGCTCACGTTTTTTTTTATCACATTTGCAAGAAAGTGAGTTTAAAGATTAAAGCGGAAAACAAAACCAGAACATTCATCCATTTAGATTACTTTGCCTTTCATgaagattaaaaaaatattcaacacctaCAAGAAGATATTTGAGGTTGTTAGTACTGATATCATCCTTCGTCTCATTAGATGAAAATAACCCCAACTTTCCAATCATATCCTCGCATTTCCTCAAAAGCTCGCAACCGTTTCTCACAGTTTCCTGACAATAATTATTAAGAATGAAacatatacatgaaataatactcaaaggaaaagataacagaATATAACACACATCTAATACACAGTCACTCTAAAACCTGTTCGATTGAAGAATCGGAGGCGATTTGGTGAATCTTTTGAGCCTGCTCGAATAGAATCGGCAACGTAATGTCCTCCATCTGTAATTCCACAAAGCTGATTAGGTTTTGTCACTCAAGTTCTGAAATTGAATACGCGAATTTCAATCAGACAAGATTCCAAGAACTTTGTGTATGTGACTAAGTAAATTAATGAACGTTCAAAATCTGAAATTCGAgggtttggatttttttttcttctcctTTTTTTGGGTGAAAATGGGTTTGATGATATGATGGAAATACGCCAAATTGAGACTCAAAATCCCCATATCTCCTTAAAAAAATCCCTAATTCTCCCTCCCATACACACGATGAGAACCAGGTTATTCCATTCCTTATGGAATCCGATTCCACCAAAGGGGTTGGAGCGACCATAACCATGCACCTCTGATGGTTGCACTTTTGTATCATATTGCCATAATCATACAAATCCTAGTTTCAAGCTCCTCGGGTACAACCGTGTAGTCTCCATTATCtaattgaaattaaattttgtaTTTAAGCAACTTTTTAGATATGTAAAAACTTGTGAGCTATCTAATACGATTTTTCAGGTTTAAGGGTCGATTTTACCTGCTGAGTCGCAAAGTTTCCTGCTTCTGCTGCCTCGCCGATTTCACAAGCTACGGTTTAGAATCTCCGGATGATAATTCGATGTGTGGGTGAGGTCGTGAGGAGATCAGGGTCGAGGGTTTCAAATGGGTGAATATTGAATCTCAATTTGGGTTCTTTTATTAAAGGGTTTTAATTGGGTTCGATTTTTTGGAGGGTCCGTTGATGCTGGATTTAACCGGACAACATTAAAAACACAAGGTGACCGTTTTGGCATCTCGACCTAAATGAGAGACTGAATCGATAATAAACCAAAACTATATGGATGTATTGCTAATATTTTCTTGAGCAAATAccattttaaattttctttgtaaaaaaatcaaataccaTTTTAATTTGACTATGtgcatatatattaaaaaaattcaaagtaaaatatttttttttttttgaaaaatttagagattCTACtaaagaaacaaattgtgtaTGTGGCCATATGTgatacaaaaacttgtgtgagacggtctcacggtgtattttgttagacagatatcttatttgggtcatccatgaaaaattattactttttatgttaagagttctactttttattgtgaatatcggtacggttgacatgtctcacagataaaaattcatgaaaccgtttcacaaaagacctactcatcATGGTTTCATCATAAATTGTACATATAATAAAATCCATTAAGTATGATCGAATATGATTTCAATAACTAATAATAAGttcttaatatatatatatatactagccaccgaggcacacgcgttgcgtgtgtcatGAATATATGAGGCTAATATATCAAACCTTCATGATTTTAAAACACCAAGACAGTAAAATTTTTGCACTTGATCCATGAAAAGCAAGAGATTCCAAAGCTTAAAAAAATAGGTCAAACTCAACTTGTTACCTTAAATGATATAGATGttgatcataaaaaataatatttttttgaaacagTAATATCATCTAATGTGAAACAATGATAGAAGtccattaaaaataattaaacaaataGTCAAAATATTGTCTAAAAAACATGAGAATATCATCGCactaaaatttattgaatatcaaaacctaaaatttatttctacattcatttaataaattgaaaaaaaaaatcaagttgtaGATATCTTTAAGCATTTTATGCATATGCTAAACACTCTTTGGGCAAGCGTAGTAAGAAATTATTCATTTTATCGAATAATAACATAGTACAAcataaacaaacaaaataaatagaACGATCTATTAAAGTGTGCTATAAAAAATCGATATgacaaaacaaaatataaactacTGCAAGGATTTCGATAAATACATTACAAATAAAGTAGAAATTGGCAAACTCCTTTTATGTGTCCAAAAAACCGAAATATTGTAAGTAGACGATATTTAGAAGGAGAAGAAATTGAAgctaaataatatttaaacctTTGACAATATTTAGAAGGCAACTCTTAGATATTGGTGTAGACATGTTTAAGTTTCAATGActcaagaaataaaataacataattgtgaaggcccctaaaacttcttgcttgaaaatttgcggaaaattaaaaattttctttttaaaagaacttaattgGCCTTTCTCATAAGATCAACTGATGAAtcgagttcaatgtttaaaataaaagcagcggaagaaaataattgttttccaacaacaacaatttaaaaatgttcgatgactgataaaaatttagtttgcggaataaaataaacactgctgcgctgaggtcctcgggtgccactactgccgacccaagctggctcactggtccccgccctcggccctgacctcatcagtacctacaacaatcaagtctagtgagcctaaagactcagcatgcatatatcgcaggtaatgAGTAAAATCTGAgtaaaaatatgcatgggataaaatatcatgtcatgaggcatactgaaaataatctgtactgagcaattataatacgtgcataactgaactgataatcacagtaaaaatatttgctccttggagccctgtactgaaataactgataaaattttctgttgagattatgttttacgcctgtggccactgcactaagctgaactgatcggtaactgctgaaaataatctgtactgagcaattataatacgtgcataactgaactgataatcacagtaaaaatatttgctccttgaagccctgtactgaaataactgataaaattttctgttgagattatgttttacgcctgtggccactgcactaagc
This genomic interval from Primulina eburnea isolate SZY01 chromosome 16, ASM2296580v1, whole genome shotgun sequence contains the following:
- the LOC140817426 gene encoding PP2A regulatory subunit TAP46-like, which translates into the protein MEDITLPILFEQAQKIHQIASDSSIEQETVRNGCELLRKCEDMIGKLGLFSSNETKDDISTNNLKYLLVPYYLGELTEKNSQENRIQILKASPAKLKEFISFCEAMELVPEDELESSMQSRSNSSADQRAKKIARFKCTKAAESKLLEIKERKERRGRSTRASALSTPIEREEQDLEDDDGEEEREAWITTISLALCKSFDLSEMLKKEEEMLLAVKENQSKEGDGNYSQSTLNERTHKAESWHRDAAARARYTKPATPITCATFAQDVLEGRAKVSRFHEHKHQRMIFGPASLVSKNPTSERERMAAQVFQPHHRMPTMSIEEAGLKEMNIMNKWQENNAKLMEEANSSWYKDNRQSKPGEDDEEDDDAAQEKARVWDDWKDDNPRGAGNKKLTPCG